From Diospyros lotus cultivar Yz01 chromosome 4, ASM1463336v1, whole genome shotgun sequence, a single genomic window includes:
- the LOC127799933 gene encoding glucose-6-phosphate 1-dehydrogenase 6, cytoplasmic-like, with protein MASYSRINSLSRDQFVTAPETGCLSIVVIGASGDLAKKKTFPALFKLYRQEFLNSDEVHIFGYARTKLSDHELRNRIHGYLAQGKDASDEHSEKLSKFLQLIKYVSGSYDSEEGFSALDKEISQHETSKNNLEESLRRLFYLALPPSVYPSVCKMIKNCCMNKADRGGWTRIIVEKPFGKDLSSSEELSTQIGELFDEQQIYRIDHYLGKELVQNLLVLRFANRFFLPLWNRDHIDNIQIVFREDFGTEGRGGYFDEYGIIRDIVQNHLLQTLCLVAMEKPVSLNPEHIRDEKVKVLQSIVPINDEEVVLGQYDGYRDDPTVPNDSNTPTFATVILRIHNERWEGVPFILKAGKALNTRKADIRVQFKEVPGDIFRSQKQGRNEFVVRLQPAEAIYMKLTVKHPGLELSTDQSEMDLSYRDRYQGVTIPEAYERLILDTIRGDQQHFVRRDELKAAWEIFTPLLHRIDNRELKTTPYKPGSRGPAESDKLVERAGYVRTHGYIWIPPTLGRSSPA; from the exons ATGGCGTCTTATTCTAGAATCAATTCTCTGTCGAGGGATCAGTTTGTGACTGCTCCTGAAACTGGATGTCTCTCCATTGTTGTGATCGGAGCTTCCGGCGATCTTGCCAAGAAGAAGACCTTTCCGGCCCTCTTCAAACTTTATCGCCAG GAATTTTTGAATTCTGATGAGGTCCATATATTTGGCTACGCAAGGACCAAACTTTCGGATCATGAGTTAAGAAATCGCATCCATGG ATATCTTGCCCAGGGTAAGGATGCCTCTGATGAACACTCAGAAAAACTATCAAAGTTTCTGCAATTG ATAAAATATGTAAGTGGCTCCTATGATTCTGAGGAGGGCTTTAGCGCACTGGATAAGGAAATATCTCAGCATGAAACCTCAAAAAACAATTTGGAGGAATCACTGCGTAGACTCTTCTACCTTGCACTCCCTCCTTCAGTCTATCCATCTGTTTGCAAAATGATCAAGAACTGTTGCATGAAtaaag CTGATCGCGGTGGATGGACTAGGATTATTGTTGAGAAGCCTTTTGGAAAGGATTTGAGTTCATCTGAGGAATTGAGCACCCAGATTGGAGAGTTGTTTGACGAACAACAGATTTATCGTATTGATCATTATTTGGGGAAAGAATTGGTGCAAAACTTG TTGGTACTTCGTTTTGCTAATCGTTTTTTCCTGCCACTCTGGAATCGTGATCATATTGACAATAtacag ATTGTGTTTAGGGAGGACTTTGGAACTGAGGGGCGCGGTGGATATTTTGATGAATATGG AATTATTCGTGATATTGTCCAAAATCATCTATTGCAG ACTCTTTGCCTGGTTGCGATGGAAAAGCCCGTTTCTTTAAATCCAGAGCATATCCGAGATGAGAAAGTGAAG gttcttcaatcaattgttccaattaatgatgaagaagttgTTCTTGGACAATATGATGGCTACAGAGATGACCCAACAGTTCCTAATGACTCAAACACTCCTACTTTTGCAACTGTGATTCTGCGAATTCATAATGAAAGGTGGGAAG GCGTTCCCTTTATATTGAAGGCAGGGAAAGCATTAAACACAAGGAAGGCAGATATTCGTGTTCAATTTAAAGAGGTTCCTGGTGATATATTCAGAA GTCAAAAGCAAGGAAGAAATGAATTTGTAGTACGCCTGCAACCTGCAGAGGCCATTTACATGAAGCTTACA GTCAAGCATCCGGGATTGGAACTGTCAACCGACCAAAGTGAAATGGACTTGTCATATAGGGATCGTTACCAAGGAGTTACCATCCCAGAGGCTTATGAGCGCCTAATTCTCGACAC AATAAGGGGAGATCAGCAGCATTTTGTCCGAAGAGACGAGTTAAAG GCTGCTTGGGAGATTTTTACACCTTTGCTCCACAGAATTGATAACAGAGAACTCAAGACAACTCCCTACAAGCCGGGAAGCAGAGGTCCAGCAGAATCAGATAAGTTGGTCGAAAGGGCTGGTTATGTTCGAACGCATGGCTACATCTGGATCCCTCCCACCTTGGGTCGTAGCTCGCCTGCATGA